The nucleotide sequence CTCCCGGCGCCCAGCCCGAGCGCGCAGCCCGGCCCGCGGGGCGCCGGAGGATGCGGCCgggggcgcggcggcggcggcggcggggcggcgCGGGCCGGGCGCAGCGGGGCTGAGCCCAGCGAGGGCCGGGCCGCGGGGGCGCCCGCCCGGGATGTGAACGCCGAGCGCGCCGGGCGGGGAGGGCGGGCAGGAAGGACGCGCGGACTGGAGGAGGAGCGGCGCCGAGCCGGAAGGCGGGAGGCGCGTCCGTTGGGCCCGCGGCGCGGCCGGCCAGCCGCCTCGTCGCTCGGGCGGGAGCGGGGCCCGCGCCTCCTCCCCGGCGCCGCGGGGAGGAAGATGGAGACGCACATCTCGTGCCTGTTCCCGGAGCTGCTGGCCATGATCTTCGGCTACCTGGACGTGCGCGACAAGGGGCGCGCGGCGCAGGTGTGCACGGCCTGGCGGGACGCCGCCTACCACAAGTCGGTGTGGCGGGGGGTGGAGGCCAAGCTGCACCTGCGCCGGGCCAACCCGTCGCTGTTCCCCAGCCTGCAGGCCCGGGGCATCCGCCGGGTGCAGATCCTGAGCTTGCGCCGCAGCCTCAGCTACGTGATCCAGGGTATGGCCAACATCGAGAGCCTCAACCTCAGCGGCTGCTATAACCTCACCGACAACGGGCTGGGCCACGCGTTCGTGCAGGAGATCGGCTCGCTGCGCGCGCTCAACCTGAGCCTCTGCAAGCAGATCACCGACAGCAGCCTGGGCCGCATCGCCCAGTACCTCAAGGGCCTGGAGGTGCTGGAGCTGGGCGGCTGCAGCAACATCACCAACACCGGCCTCCTGCTCATCGCCTGGGGCCTGCAGCGCCTCAAGAGCCTCAATCTCCGCAGCTGCCGCCACCTCTCGGACGTGGGCATCGGGCACCTGGCCGGCATGACGCGCAGCGCGGCCGAGGGCTGCCTGGGCCTGGAGCAGCTCACGCTGCAGGACTGCCAGAAGCTCACGGACCTGTCCTTGAAGCACATCTCCCGGGGACTGACGGGCCTGAGGCTCCTCAACCTCAGCTTCTGCGGGGGCATCTCGGACGCCGGCCTCCTGCACCTGTCGCACATGGGCAGCCTGCGCAGCCTCAACCTGCGCTCGTGCGACAACATCAGCGACACGGGCATCATGCATCTGGCCATGGGCAGCCTGCGCCTGTCGGGGCTGGACGTGTCCTTCTGCGACAAGGTGGGGGACCAGAGCCTGGCTTACATCGCGCAGGGGCTGGACGGCCTCAAGTCCCTGTCCCTCTGCTCCTGCCACATCAGCGACGACGGCATCAACCGCATGGTGCGGCAGATGCACGGGCTGCGCACGCTCAACATCGGCCAGTGCGTGCGCATCACGGACAAGGGCCTGGAGCTCATCGCGGAGCACCTGAGCCAACTCACCGGCATCGACCTGTACGGCTGCACCCGCATCA is from Bubalus bubalis isolate 160015118507 breed Murrah chromosome 4, NDDB_SH_1, whole genome shotgun sequence and encodes:
- the FBXL14 gene encoding F-box/LRR-repeat protein 14 isoform X2, whose product is METHISCLFPELLAMIFGYLDVRDKGRAAQVCTAWRDAAYHKSVWRGVEAKLHLRRANPSLFPSLQARGIRRVQILSLRRSLSYVIQGMANIESLNLSGCYNLTDNGLGHAFVQEIGSLRALNLSLCKQITDSSLGRIAQYLKGLEVLELGGCSNITNTGLLLIAWGLQRLKSLNLRSCRHLSDVGIGHLAGMTRSAAEGCLGLEQLTLQDCQKLTDLSLKHISRGLTGLRLLNLSFCGGISDAGLLHLSHMGSLRSLNLRSCDNISDTGIMHLAMGSLRLSGLDVSFCDKVGDQSLAYIAQGLDGLKSLSLCSCHISDDGINRMVRQMHGLRTLNIGQCVRITDKGLELIAEHLSQLTGIDLYGCTRITKRGLERITQLPCLKVLNLGLWQMTDSEKVR
- the FBXL14 gene encoding F-box/LRR-repeat protein 14 isoform X1, which codes for METHISCLFPELLAMIFGYLDVRDKGRAAQVCTAWRDAAYHKSVWRGVEAKLHLRRANPSLFPSLQARGIRRVQILSLRRSLSYVIQGMANIESLNLSGCYNLTDNGLGHAFVQEIGSLRALNLSLCKQITDSSLGRIAQYLKGLEVLELGGCSNITNTGLLLIAWGLQRLKSLNLRSCRHLSDVGIGHLAGMTRSAAEGCLGLEQLTLQDCQKLTDLSLKHISRGLTGLRLLNLSFCGGISDAGLLHLSHMGSLRSLNLRSCDNISDTGIMHLAMGSLRLSGLDVSFCDKVGDQSLAYIAQGLDGLKSLSLCSCHISDDGINRMVRQMHGLRTLNIGQCVRITDKGLELIAEHLSQLTGIDLYGCTRITKRGLERITQLPCLKVLNLGLWQMTDSEKVRILLALSQPATESRPFCSPRRINYRLHLGFMEGDLPEATTVFIHGACELRVPPAGGSVVCELLPSSEHPTENFKRENLTPPER
- the FBXL14 gene encoding F-box/LRR-repeat protein 14 isoform X3; this encodes MANIESLNLSGCYNLTDNGLGHAFVQEIGSLRALNLSLCKQITDSSLGRIAQYLKGLEVLELGGCSNITNTGLLLIAWGLQRLKSLNLRSCRHLSDVGIGHLAGMTRSAAEGCLGLEQLTLQDCQKLTDLSLKHISRGLTGLRLLNLSFCGGISDAGLLHLSHMGSLRSLNLRSCDNISDTGIMHLAMGSLRLSGLDVSFCDKVGDQSLAYIAQGLDGLKSLSLCSCHISDDGINRMVRQMHGLRTLNIGQCVRITDKGLELIAEHLSQLTGIDLYGCTRITKRGLERITQLPCLKVLNLGLWQMTDSEKVRILLALSQPATESRPFCSPRRINYRLHLGFMEGDLPEATTVFIHGACELRVPPAGGSVVCELLPSSEHPTENFKRENLTPPER